From the genome of Nostoc sp. C052, one region includes:
- a CDS encoding tyrosine-type recombinase/integrase: MKIDRHGKAKVLTPEEIGRLFTSGLTTVRDRTLGAVMLYTACRVSECVTLKIQDVYDSRSKVRPELNIRKGSTKGKLSTRTIPVLDELRHHLELYKPKVSRDSYLFPGRWGRGHLHEDYAALIFRRGCKLVDIEGASTHSCRRTALTLMSNARIPLRVIQQISGHRSLEQLQEYLDVEASQVRGAIAALSMLTPPSVSSNKNDLVDENHTELFTEF; this comes from the coding sequence GTGAAAATTGACCGTCACGGGAAGGCAAAAGTCCTAACGCCGGAAGAAATCGGGCGTTTGTTTACTTCGGGGTTAACCACAGTCCGGGATAGAACACTTGGTGCAGTGATGCTGTACACTGCCTGTCGTGTCTCCGAATGCGTCACCCTCAAAATTCAGGATGTTTATGACAGCAGAAGCAAAGTCAGACCAGAGCTGAATATTCGCAAAGGCAGCACGAAGGGAAAGCTGTCCACTCGTACAATTCCTGTGCTGGATGAACTGCGGCATCACCTGGAATTGTATAAACCCAAAGTTTCTCGTGATAGTTATCTCTTTCCTGGACGCTGGGGCCGTGGTCATTTGCATGAGGATTATGCGGCACTGATTTTTCGGAGAGGGTGCAAACTAGTAGACATTGAAGGCGCAAGTACTCACAGCTGCCGGAGAACTGCACTGACGCTGATGAGCAATGCGCGAATTCCACTGAGAGTAATTCAGCAAATCAGCGGACATCGAAGCTTGGAGCAACTGCAAGAGTATCTTGACGTGGAAGCGTCGCAAGTTCGGGGTGCGATCGCGGCATTGTCAATGCTGACACCGCCATCAGTTAGCAGCAATAAAAATGACTTGGTAGATGAGAATCATACAGAGTTATTCACAGAGTTCTAG